Proteins encoded in a region of the Apostichopus japonicus isolate 1M-3 chromosome 19, ASM3797524v1, whole genome shotgun sequence genome:
- the LOC139959720 gene encoding uncharacterized protein produces the protein MYGDQVANNFLMKWGGTFPLHLEVHSMYSPTQLCGTFSLNLKKQKSLRNMHPCTVSLHWFTYCRLSTQGKVENAVEMTMSVTSSPGNQSEQMWKNMQGKANSAVNSHTSWPLEAM, from the exons ATGTATGGAGATCAGGTCGCCAAtaactttttgatgaaatgggGGGGAACATTCCCGCTTCATTTGGAAGTACATAGCATGTACTCACCAACTCAGCTCTGCGGGACCTTCagtttgaatttgaagaaacagaaaagtcTGAGG aACATGCATCCATGTACGGTCTCTTTGCATTGGTTCACCTATTGCCGTCTTTCAACACAAGGAAAAGTGGAAAATGCAGTCGAGATGACAATGTCGGTTACTTCATCGCCTGGCAACCA aTCGGAACAAATGTGGAAGAATATGCAAGGAAAAGCCAACTCAGCAGTAAATAGCCACACCTCTTGGCCATTGGAAGCAATGTGA